Proteins from a genomic interval of Spea bombifrons isolate aSpeBom1 chromosome 4, aSpeBom1.2.pri, whole genome shotgun sequence:
- the LOC128490140 gene encoding alpha-2Db adrenergic receptor-like, whose amino-acid sequence MEVTSFPPPGIYNDSTQEELKIWPYTALECSLIIFAVVSIIVSTVVGNILVVLAIFTSRALRAPQNLFLVSLAAADILVGALIIPFSLAKEVMGYWYFGSLWCSMYLALDILFCTSSIVHLCAISIDRYWSVTKAVKYNLKRTPKRIKSMIAVIWVVSAITSLPPLLKSNHKEWHCNLNDEMWYVLFSSTVSFFAPCLIMILLYCRIYHVAKHRVSTVPNLRNGMNDCNNVPASTCSHQESIKHGHNKHEVEELDMEESTSSIHKSSDPPQKTVAEFANCTKTKLSWSLNRGHQKRDRSISISQSRLTQLREKRLTFVLAVVIGGFVICWFPFFFTYSLDSVCKEKCGISAGLFNFFFWIGYCNSSLNPVIYTAFNRDFRKAFRKLLTRGHKSNM is encoded by the coding sequence ATGGAGGTAACAAGTTTTCCTCCCCCTGGTATTTATAATGACTCTACTCAGGAGGAGCTGAAGATCTGGCCATACACTGCCTTGGAGTGCTCCCTAATTATCTTTGCCGTTGTTTCCATTATTGTGTCAACCGTGGTAGGCAACATTCTTGTGGTTTTGGCAATCTTCACCAGTCGTGCTCTGCGAGCCCCACAGAACCTGTTTCTGGTATCACTTGCAGCAGCAGACATCCTGGTGGGCGCATTAATCATCCCTTTCTCTTTGGCAAAAGAAGTTATGGGCTACTGGTACTTTGGGAGTTTGTGGTGCAGCATGTACTTGGCACTGGATATTTTATTCTGCACTTCTTCTATTGTCCACCTGTGTGCCATCAGTATTGACCGTTATTGGTCTGTAACCAAAGCAGTCAAGTACAATCTGAAGCGCACTCCCAAAAGGATAAAGAGTATGATAGCGGTCATCTGGGTGGTGTCCGCCATAACTTCATTACCTCCACTGCTGAAAAGCAACCATAAAGAGTGGCACTGCAACCTGAACGACGAAATGTGGTATGTACTGTTTTCGAGCACAGTATCCTTCTTTGCTCCATGTCTCATCATGATCCTGCTATATTGCCGAATTTACCACGTAGCCAAGCATCGGGTCTCTACGGTGCCTAATCTCAGAAACGGTATGAACGATTGCAACAATGTGCCAGCTAGTACCTGTTCCCACCAAGAGTCTATAAAGCATGGACACAACAAACACGAGGTAGAGGAATTAGATATGGAAGAGAGCACATCTTCAATTCACAAGTCTTCAGACCCACCCCAAAAAACAGTGGCTGAATTTGCCAATTGCACCAAAACAAAGCTGTCGTGGAGCCTAAACCGAGGGCATCAAAAGAGAGATAGGTCGATCTCCATCTCTCAGTCTCGTTTGACGCAGCTACGAGAGAAGAGATTAACCTTTGTTCTAGCTGTGGTGATTGGTGGCTTCGTCATCTGCTGGTTTCCATTTTTCTTCACTTATAGCTTAGACTCCGTTTGTAAAGAGAAATGTGGCATCTCTGCTGGTCTTTTCAACTTCTTCTTTTGGATTGGATATTGCAATAGCAGCCTGAATCCTGTCATATACACCGCATTTAATAGGGACTTCCGAAAAGCCTTCAGGAAGCTCCTCACACGAGGTCATAAAAGTAACATGTGA